The proteins below come from a single Pristiophorus japonicus isolate sPriJap1 chromosome 18, sPriJap1.hap1, whole genome shotgun sequence genomic window:
- the LOC139228904 gene encoding parathymosin, producing the protein MADIAVDITKEVKSKDLKEKEKAVEETEKKENGSGDAPANGTEEENGADHAAENAEEVDEEEEEEEDAEGEGEEEDGEDDEGAEEEGDDTDGHAVKRPAEEQGEGEKKRQKSENGELTKPKAEV; encoded by the exons ATGGCTGATATCGCAGTGGACATCACCAAAGAGGTCAAATCCAAG gacctgaaagaaaaagaaaaggctGTGGAGGAGACTGAGAAGAAAGAAAACGGCAGCGGAGATGCCCCAGCAAATGGAACA GAGGAGGAGAATGGGGCTGATCATGCAGCTGAAAATGCAGAGgaagtagatgaggaagaggaggaagaggaagatg CTGAGGGTGAAGGTGAGGAGGAGGACGGTGAAGATGATGAGGGTGCTGAGGAGGAAGGAGATGATACAGATGGACATGCAGTAAAGCGTCCTGCTGAGGAACAG GGCGAAGGTGAAAAGAAGAGGCAAAAGTCAGAAAATGGAGAGTTGACAAAGCCCAAGGCAGAAGTTTAA